The Patescibacteria group bacterium genome has a segment encoding these proteins:
- the rpsD gene encoding 30S ribosomal protein S4, translating to MSKVSISKCTQCRREGEKLFLKGEKCYTGKCPIVKRNYPPGQHGGKGRGRMSNYGQQLREKQKAKRQYGLNETQFYNYFQKAEQRTGDTAENLGRLLETRLDNVVYRLGIGTSRVLSRQLVSHGQFLVNGRSTDIPSYQVRANDTIQVKPNRMAKKYFQDTLKRIAKQEVPVWLTLDKVKLEGKVLALPAAEDLKQNFQTQLIIEFYSR from the coding sequence ATGTCAAAAGTATCCATATCAAAATGCACCCAATGCCGACGTGAAGGCGAAAAACTCTTTCTGAAGGGAGAGAAGTGCTACACGGGCAAGTGTCCGATCGTGAAACGGAACTATCCGCCCGGACAACACGGCGGCAAGGGGCGCGGCCGGATGTCCAACTATGGCCAGCAGCTGCGTGAAAAGCAGAAAGCCAAGCGGCAGTATGGCTTGAACGAAACCCAGTTTTATAACTATTTTCAAAAAGCCGAACAGCGTACGGGAGATACGGCGGAAAATCTTGGCCGATTATTGGAGACGCGCCTGGATAACGTCGTCTACCGTCTGGGCATCGGCACTTCCCGGGTATTATCGCGCCAGCTGGTTAGCCACGGTCAGTTTTTGGTCAACGGCCGCAGTACCGACATACCATCCTATCAAGTACGTGCCAATGATACGATCCAGGTCAAACCAAATCGGATGGCCAAGAAATATTTTCAAGATACGCTCAAGCGAATCGCCAAGCAGGAAGTGCCGGTTTGGCTAACACTCGATAAGGTCAAACTAGAGGGCAAGGTATTGGCATTGCCGGCGGCGGAGGATCTGAAACAGAACTTCCAGACCCAGCTGATTATCGAATTCTATTCACGATAA
- a CDS encoding flippase — protein MPGARRSGKNVNSSNHNNPRVTAGSHSDRIARNASYLTLALTLQKVLSFVYFAYISKAVGSEEIGRYLFAISLTTIFGILIDVGLSPVLTREIAKDRDQTNTFLNSVVSIKILTAVLAYLAVITTVAIIGSPELTRHLVYITGIVMILDTFTLSFYAILRGHQVLKFEAIGTIVNKIVVMGLGIFLLRIEHNVMFLVLAILLGSSFNFCYSLSLSIRKMKWRPRIYWDRPILRRIFIIAFPFALASVFMVVFGYIDTVLLNVMSGEKGNSYVGWYGTAYKLTYAFQFIPIAVGAALFPAMSAYFVSSKEMLARTFEKAVYYLLVIVIPIIFGVFAIADKLILGVWGKAFGASIIPLQILIFSLFFVFINFPIGSLLNACNRQMRNTINLGIAMSVNVVLNLILIPARQYIGTSISSLVSTIVLCGLGLIVVDQIIKYNKKYLFTILAKTMISGGAMMAVLYALKPEIKFIYLIPIGVLVYFIVLFVIRGFGVQEYRRVYQALIKKFT, from the coding sequence GTGCCCGGCGCGCGCCGCAGTGGCAAAAACGTTAATTCTTCTAATCATAACAATCCAAGAGTGACTGCCGGCTCACATTCAGATCGGATAGCGCGGAACGCTTCATATCTTACGCTTGCTCTGACGCTGCAGAAGGTACTCTCTTTTGTCTACTTCGCTTATATATCAAAGGCTGTCGGCTCGGAAGAAATCGGCCGATATCTTTTTGCTATCTCTCTAACCACGATATTTGGTATTTTGATCGACGTGGGCTTGAGCCCAGTGCTGACTCGTGAGATTGCTAAAGACCGGGATCAGACTAACACGTTTTTAAATTCAGTGGTATCAATCAAGATACTCACCGCCGTCTTAGCTTATCTGGCAGTCATCACCACGGTGGCCATTATTGGTTCGCCTGAATTGACTCGTCATTTGGTATATATCACCGGGATCGTGATGATATTAGACACGTTCACGCTCAGTTTTTACGCAATATTACGTGGCCACCAGGTGTTGAAGTTCGAAGCGATCGGTACGATTGTCAACAAGATCGTGGTCATGGGCTTGGGCATATTCCTACTGCGGATCGAGCACAACGTCATGTTTCTCGTTTTGGCCATTTTACTCGGCAGCTCGTTCAACTTCTGTTATAGCTTGAGCCTATCGATACGAAAAATGAAATGGCGCCCGCGGATTTACTGGGATAGGCCCATATTGAGACGGATATTTATTATTGCTTTTCCATTTGCCCTAGCTAGCGTATTCATGGTCGTGTTCGGTTATATTGATACCGTATTACTGAATGTTATGAGTGGCGAAAAGGGCAATAGTTATGTGGGCTGGTATGGTACCGCCTACAAGCTCACCTACGCTTTTCAGTTCATCCCGATCGCCGTCGGCGCGGCATTGTTTCCGGCCATGAGCGCTTACTTCGTCAGTTCGAAAGAAATGTTGGCGCGAACTTTCGAAAAGGCGGTCTATTATTTGCTGGTGATTGTCATTCCGATAATATTTGGAGTATTTGCTATCGCCGATAAGCTAATCTTAGGTGTCTGGGGGAAAGCGTTCGGCGCTTCGATAATTCCTTTGCAAATTCTCATTTTCAGTTTATTCTTTGTGTTTATAAATTTCCCCATTGGATCATTATTAAATGCGTGCAATCGGCAGATGCGAAACACGATAAATTTGGGCATCGCCATGTCGGTAAATGTAGTTTTGAACCTGATACTGATTCCCGCCCGGCAATACATTGGCACCAGCATTTCATCTTTGGTGTCAACGATTGTGCTTTGCGGTTTGGGCTTGATTGTCGTAGATCAAATCATCAAATACAATAAAAAGTATTTATTTACCATCTTGGCAAAAACAATGATTTCTGGCGGCGCGATGATGGCCGTATTGTATGCGTTAAAACCTGAAATCAAGTTTATCTATCTGATACCGATCGGCGTGCTGGTATATTTCATAGTGCTGTTCGTGATCCGTGGTTTCGGGGTGCAGGAATATCGCCGTGTTTACCAAGCGCTAATCAAGAAGTTCACATGA
- the rpsM gene encoding 30S ribosomal protein S13, with the protein MAARVAGVTLPQNKRIEIALTYVYGIGRTTASKILEANKIDLNTRTQNLSVDEQKRLSDYIEKNIRTEGDLRRERMGSIKRLREIGSYRGTRHAKGLPARGQRTKTNSRTVRGNVRRTMGSGRRPSAEKT; encoded by the coding sequence ATGGCTGCAAGAGTCGCCGGAGTCACATTACCTCAAAACAAGCGGATCGAAATCGCCCTGACCTATGTCTATGGCATTGGCCGGACTACGGCGAGTAAGATTTTAGAGGCCAATAAGATCGATCTGAATACTCGCACCCAGAACTTGAGCGTTGACGAACAAAAGCGTCTAAGTGATTATATTGAAAAAAATATCCGGACCGAAGGCGATCTTCGGCGCGAACGCATGGGCAGCATCAAGCGTCTGCGCGAAATTGGCTCGTATCGGGGCACCCGCCACGCGAAGGGATTGCCAGCCCGTGGCCAACGAACCAAGACGAATAGCCGGACCGTCCGTGGCAACGTTCGTAGAACTATGGGTTCGGGGCGACGTCCATCAGCCGAAAAGACTTAG
- the rplM gene encoding 50S ribosomal protein L13, with protein MIPKNKSKISEVHTVDAAGRVPGRLATEIAHLLQGKHRVDYAPNLDMDITVKVSNVKNMRLTGNKLNQKVYRHNTGYPGGLRTVGLKVLMKERPHVVLTKAVNKMLPKNRLRNPRMRRIIFI; from the coding sequence ATGATACCAAAAAATAAGTCCAAGATAAGTGAGGTGCACACAGTTGACGCAGCCGGTCGCGTACCGGGTCGTTTGGCTACCGAAATTGCCCATTTATTGCAAGGTAAGCATCGGGTTGATTACGCGCCTAATTTGGATATGGACATTACGGTCAAGGTATCTAACGTGAAGAATATGCGCCTGACCGGAAATAAGCTTAATCAAAAAGTTTATCGGCACAATACCGGTTATCCCGGGGGTTTGAGAACGGTCGGATTAAAAGTTTTAATGAAAGAACGGCCGCACGTGGTGCTGACCAAGGCCGTCAATAAAATGCTGCCTAAGAATCGTTTGCGCAATCCACGTATGCGCCGAATAATATTCATCTAA
- a CDS encoding DNA-directed RNA polymerase subunit alpha: MELISLPSKIDVKKTGDNVAMFTIEPCYPGYGMTLGNAMRRVLLSSLEGAAITAVKIEGVNHEFSTIPNVKEDVVEIILNLKTLRFRSFSDEPVTVKLSAKGEKKVTGKDIKATSDVEVVHPEQVIATLTDKAAELEMELKIEKGRGYVPVETREKEKREIGMIAVDAIFTPIRNVNFDVENVRVGQMTNYDRLMLEVITDGTLSPEKAFHEAAKLLDAHFNFLLNGLTETGKPAKVKAEEPEVTETAVEDVITDLAEPKKKRARAKKSETKEE; encoded by the coding sequence ATGGAACTTATATCCCTTCCCAGCAAAATCGATGTAAAAAAGACCGGCGACAACGTGGCTATGTTCACGATTGAGCCCTGCTATCCCGGTTACGGCATGACGCTGGGCAACGCGATGCGCCGAGTATTATTGTCGTCGCTGGAAGGCGCGGCCATTACGGCCGTAAAAATCGAAGGCGTTAACCACGAATTTTCCACCATTCCGAATGTCAAAGAAGATGTGGTGGAGATCATATTGAATCTAAAGACTTTGCGGTTCCGCAGTTTCAGCGATGAGCCGGTCACGGTCAAGCTTTCAGCCAAGGGTGAGAAGAAAGTCACCGGCAAGGACATCAAGGCGACCAGCGATGTCGAAGTAGTACATCCCGAACAGGTGATTGCCACCCTGACGGACAAAGCGGCCGAACTGGAAATGGAATTAAAAATCGAAAAAGGCCGGGGTTATGTGCCGGTAGAGACCCGCGAAAAAGAGAAGCGGGAAATCGGCATGATCGCCGTTGATGCCATATTTACCCCAATTCGAAACGTCAACTTTGACGTGGAGAATGTCCGGGTTGGGCAAATGACGAATTATGACCGGCTGATGCTGGAGGTCATCACTGACGGCACGCTATCTCCCGAAAAAGCATTTCACGAAGCCGCCAAACTACTGGACGCACATTTCAATTTCCTGCTTAACGGTTTAACAGAAACGGGCAAGCCCGCCAAGGTTAAAGCAGAAGAGCCCGAAGTTACTGAAACCGCCGTAGAAGATGTTATCACCGACCTGGCCGAACCAAAGAAAAAGCGCGCACGGGCTAAAAAAAGCGAGACTAAAGAAGAATAG
- the infA gene encoding translation initiation factor IF-1 translates to MAGVVDELLPNATFRVTLENGHTILAHLSGKMRINRIKIVPGDRVLMEMTPYDLTKGRVTFRL, encoded by the coding sequence ATGGCCGGAGTAGTGGACGAGCTATTGCCCAACGCGACCTTCCGGGTCACGCTGGAAAACGGGCACACGATTCTGGCTCATTTATCCGGTAAAATGCGGATAAATCGAATCAAAATCGTACCAGGTGACCGGGTATTGATGGAAATGACCCCCTACGACCTGACCAAGGGTCGCGTCACATTCCGTCTGTAA
- the rplQ gene encoding 50S ribosomal protein L17 — translation MRHRNKTKTLDRPVTQRLLMRRNMAVSLIMHERVVTTEAKAKWLRPFVERLVSRSKSRTVSVRRSLIEILNNTAAGHKLVDVLAERFAQRNGGYLRITKTGTRLGDGASTAVIEFVERMSKTELTKKQPGVNKKIDSKAKEKSHDTKK, via the coding sequence ATGAGACACCGCAACAAGACGAAAACTCTCGATCGCCCAGTTACGCAGCGTTTATTGATGCGGCGCAATATGGCTGTTAGTCTAATCATGCATGAACGGGTGGTTACTACGGAAGCCAAAGCCAAGTGGCTGCGTCCCTTTGTAGAACGATTGGTCAGCCGGTCGAAATCGCGTACCGTATCTGTGCGACGCAGTTTGATTGAGATTTTGAATAACACGGCTGCCGGGCATAAACTGGTGGACGTATTAGCCGAGCGCTTTGCCCAGCGTAATGGCGGGTATCTCCGTATTACCAAGACTGGCACCCGTTTGGGCGATGGTGCGTCGACTGCCGTGATTGAATTCGTAGAGCGCATGTCAAAGACCGAACTAACCAAAAAACAGCCCGGCGTGAACAAGAAGATTGATTCCAAAGCTAAGGAGAAGAGCCATGATACCAAAAAATAA
- the rpsI gene encoding 30S ribosomal protein S9, which yields MFAVGRRKTAIARVRLHKKGTGIYQVNGQPVEKYFNTLEMLQVAKAPIDLLSLETQDDITVRVSGGGKRGQADSVRHGLARVLVKLDPEYRTQLKQAGYLTRDPRAKERKKYGLKRARRAPQWQKR from the coding sequence TTGTTTGCGGTTGGTCGGCGCAAGACTGCCATAGCGAGGGTGCGCCTGCACAAGAAGGGTACCGGCATATACCAGGTCAACGGGCAGCCGGTTGAAAAGTATTTCAATACTCTCGAGATGCTGCAGGTGGCTAAAGCGCCAATTGATCTGCTGAGTCTTGAAACGCAGGACGATATTACCGTGCGGGTCAGCGGCGGCGGGAAACGCGGTCAGGCTGACAGTGTCAGACACGGGCTGGCTCGTGTTTTAGTAAAATTAGATCCGGAATATCGGACGCAATTAAAACAGGCAGGTTATTTAACGCGGGATCCTCGAGCCAAAGAACGGAAGAAGTACGGATTGAAACGTGCCCGGCGCGCGCCGCAGTGGCAAAAACGTTAA
- the rpmJ gene encoding 50S ribosomal protein L36, giving the protein MKVRASVKKMCAQCKVIRRKQRVRVLCSNPKHKQRQG; this is encoded by the coding sequence ATGAAAGTACGAGCATCGGTTAAGAAAATGTGCGCCCAGTGCAAAGTTATTCGCCGAAAACAACGCGTACGCGTTTTGTGTTCAAATCCGAAGCACAAACAGAGACAAGGCTAA